ATATATGTACAATTATTTTCCAAAATCAAAATTATCACGCATATCAGTTAACATGTAGCCCAGTAAGTTTTGGCCGCACCATTTGGTGCGTTCAGCGCACCGTTTATCTGCCATATGAAGCCCTATGCCCCAAACCGTGTCATACATATTGGTATCCACAAGCAACGCTGGCTTGGTGGCCAACAGCGTCGCTTGCAACGCCGGTTCGGCAAATTTCAGCCGCAAACCCTCCATCATGATCGGCATGCGCGCGCTGACCCATACCACCTCATTGAAATTGTTGACGTGTCTGCCGAGCTGTC
The nucleotide sequence above comes from bacterium. Encoded proteins:
- a CDS encoding NADAR family protein — translated: MLSNFYPINITADGVNFSSVEQYFQYNKAKKFGDTETATAILNTPLPLQQGQLGRHVNNFNEVVWVSARMPIMMEGLRLKFAEPALQATLLATKPALLVDTNMYDTVWGIGLHMADKRCAERTKWCGQNLLGYMLTDMRDNFDFGK